A single genomic interval of Arachis duranensis cultivar V14167 chromosome 7, aradu.V14167.gnm2.J7QH, whole genome shotgun sequence harbors:
- the LOC107458959 gene encoding GATA transcription factor 9-like, with amino-acid sequence MELPEYFIAGYFAATPDQLSSEKRHADQKPGEVFTIDDLLDFSNANTDAITSDGFFNNTAGNSTDVSVVTAVDSCNSSISGSSFRCFAGVDPQFSEEFCVPYDDVAELEWLSNFVEESFPAEEELKTLHLISGVKPQTPQSSSSSDARNAPLFHPETPLPAKARSKRSRAAPGDWSTRVVRVVKTDAEQRPAKKRDGANSEASGRKCLHCAAEQTPQWRTGPIGPKTLCNACGVRYKSGRLVPEYRPAASPTFVSTKHSNSHRKVLELRRQKEMQHHRLIGQSSVFDISSGEDSYLIHRHNCPDYRNV; translated from the exons atggaatTGCCGGAATACTTCATTGCGGGATATTTTGCCGCCACTCCGGACCAACTCTCGTCGGAGAAGCGTCACGCTGACCAGAAGCCCGGCGAGGTTTTCACCATTGACGACCTTCTCGACTTCTCCAACGCCAACACCGACGCTATCACATCTGACGGATTTTTCAACAATACCGCCGGAAACTCCACCGACGTCTCTGTCGTCACCGCAGTCGACAGCTGTAACTCCTCCATTTCCGGCAGCAGCTTCCGCTGCTTCGCCGGAGTGGATCCTCAATTCTCCGAAGAGTTCTGCGTTCCg TATGATGACGTGGCGGAACTGGAATGGCTCTCGAATTTCGTTGAAGAGTCCTTTCCGGCGGAGGAGGAGCTGAAAACCCTTCACCTTATCTCCGGCGTGAAGCCTCAGACACCTCAATCGTCTTCTTCTTCGGATGCTCGAAACGCACCGTTATTCCATCCCGAAACGCCTCTCCCAGCCAAGGCACGAAGCAAGCGCTCACGCGCCGCGCCTGGTGATTGGTCCACGCGCGTGGTTCGGGTTGTTAAAACGGACGCGGAGCAAAGGCCCGCGAAGAAGAGAGATGGGGCGAATTCCGAGGCATCGGGCCGAAAATGCCTGCACTGCGCGGCGGAACAGACGCCGCAGTGGCGAACCGGGCCCATCGGCCCAAAGACATTGTGCAATGCATGCGGGGTAAGGTATAAATCTGGGAGGTTAGTGCCGGAGTACCGGCCCGCTGCAAGCCCAACGTTTGTGTCCACGAAGCATTCAAATTCGCATAGGAAGGTGTTGGAGCTGAGGAGGCAGAAGGAGATGCAGCATCACCGTTTGATTGGTCAGAGTTCGGTTTTCGACATATCCAGCGGTGAAGATTCGTATTTGATTCATCGCCACAACTGTCCAGATTATAGGAACGTCTAA